One window from the genome of Mauremys mutica isolate MM-2020 ecotype Southern chromosome 4, ASM2049712v1, whole genome shotgun sequence encodes:
- the LOC123368530 gene encoding uncharacterized protein LOC123368530 isoform X3, translated as MGEFSVLQQPPRAVKEAGDSVEMNCTLALPPGHPRPSSVLITWHRGHRGDGLTGTGKLSEVAELRGRVETAWLENVSASTLHIHTLQHNDSALYLCLFVVFPSAQPCLLEGNGTRLTVTGFSAWGNRTQISSEHRELPEHHWTIRLLVLGAGIVLTAAVVLCLHRRRGGERQELNP; from the exons ATGGGTGAGTTCTCcgtgctgcagcagcccccgcGGGCGGTGAAGGAAGCTGGAGACTCTGTAGAGATGAACTGCACCCTGGCGCTGCCCCCGGGACACCCCAGACCCAGCAGCGTCCTCATCACCTGGCacagggggcacagaggggatggcCTGACGGGCACCGGGAAGCTCTCCGAGGTGGCGGAGCTGCGAGGGCGGGTGGAGACGGCGTGGCTGGAGAACGTCTCTGCCAGCACCCTGCACATCCACACCCTGCAGCACAACGACTCGGCCCTGTACCTGTGCCTCTTCGTCGTCTTCCCCtcggcccagccctgcctcctagAGGGGAACGGGACCCGCCTGACGGTGACAG GTTTCTCTGCTTGGGGGAACAGGACCCAGATCAGCTCCGAGCACAGGGAGCTGCCGGAGCATCACTGGACCATCCGGCTactggtgctgggagcagggattGTTCTCACGGCTGCTGTTGTGCTTTGCCTGCACAGGAGGAGGGGAGGTGAGAGGCAGGAACTAAACCCATAA
- the LOC123369164 gene encoding uncharacterized protein LOC123369164, whose translation MGEFSVLQQPPRAVKEAGDSVEMNCTLALPPGHPRPSSVLVTWHRGHRGDGLTGTGKLSEVAELRGRVETAWLENVSASTLHIHTLQHNDSALYLCLFVVFPSAQPCLLEGNGTRLTVTGFSTPGNTTRPGPHHGALASWQVLSLGLGALGIVAGAFLLWLHRKRTGLASRELQASPLAGAGHSAAHSLRLMKESPSEGEEITYAELSIQPRTPRRATRVNSRMTAEEITYTDRRIQPPTQSSATRASSPARSPSDTVYAAVSKGRADSFLY comes from the exons ATGGGTGAGTTCTCcgtgctgcagcagcccccgcGGGCGGTGAAGGAAGCTGGAGACTCTGTAGAGATGAACTGCACCCTGGCGCTGCCCCCGGGACACCCCAGACCCAGCAGCGTCCTCGTCACCTGGCacagggggcacagaggggatggcCTGACGGGCACCGGGAAGCTCTCCGAGGTGGCGGAGCTGCGAGGGCGGGTGGAGACGGCGTGGCTGGAGAACGTCTCTGCCAGCACCCTGCACATCCACACCCTGCAGCACAACGACTCGGCCCTGTACCTGTGCCTCTTCGTCGTCTTCCCCtcggcccagccctgcctcctagAGGGGAACGGGACCCGCCTGACGGTGACAG GTTTCTCCACTCCGGGAAACACGACCCGGCCCGGCCCACATCACGGCGCGCTGGCCAGCTGGCAGGTTCTCTCCCTGggtctgggagccctggggattGTAGCAGGCGCCTTCCTGCTGTGGCTGCACAGAAAGAGAACAG GGCTTGCTTCCAGAGAGCTGCAGGCATCACCTCTTGCTGGGGCAGGCCACTCGGCTGCTCACAGCCTTCGGCTGATGAAG gagtctccgagtgaGGGAGAAGAGATCACATATGCAGAGCTGAGTATCCAGCCACGGACGCCGAGGAGAGCGACGAGGGTAAATTCCCGAATGACGGCAGAAGAGATCACATACACCGATCGCCGCATCCAGCCGCCGACACAGAGCAGCGCGACAAGGGCAAGTTCCCCAGCAAGGTCTCCCTCCGACACGGTATACGCTGCGGTTAGCAAGGGCAGAGCAGACAGCTTTCTGTATTGA
- the LOC123368530 gene encoding uncharacterized protein LOC123368530 isoform X1, with product MQPLRCFSILLLAVSVSSQESDGCLKRMGEFSVLQQPPRAVKEAGDSVEMNCTLALPPGHPRPSSVLITWHRGHRGDGLTGTGKLSEVAELRGRVETAWLENVSASTLHIHTLQHNDSALYLCLFVVFPSAQPCLLEGNGTRLTVTGFSAWGNRTQISSEHRELPEHHWTIRLLVLGAGIVLTAAVVLCLHRRRGGERQELNP from the exons ATGCAACCCCTGCGGTGTTTCTCCATCCTCCTGCTCGCAGTGTCAGTCAGCTCCCAGGAGAGCG ACGGGTGCCTGAAGCGGATGGGTGAGTTCTCcgtgctgcagcagcccccgcGGGCGGTGAAGGAAGCTGGAGACTCTGTAGAGATGAACTGCACCCTGGCGCTGCCCCCGGGACACCCCAGACCCAGCAGCGTCCTCATCACCTGGCacagggggcacagaggggatggcCTGACGGGCACCGGGAAGCTCTCCGAGGTGGCGGAGCTGCGAGGGCGGGTGGAGACGGCGTGGCTGGAGAACGTCTCTGCCAGCACCCTGCACATCCACACCCTGCAGCACAACGACTCGGCCCTGTACCTGTGCCTCTTCGTCGTCTTCCCCtcggcccagccctgcctcctagAGGGGAACGGGACCCGCCTGACGGTGACAG GTTTCTCTGCTTGGGGGAACAGGACCCAGATCAGCTCCGAGCACAGGGAGCTGCCGGAGCATCACTGGACCATCCGGCTactggtgctgggagcagggattGTTCTCACGGCTGCTGTTGTGCTTTGCCTGCACAGGAGGAGGGGAGGTGAGAGGCAGGAACTAAACCCATAA
- the LOC123368519 gene encoding CD276 antigen-like — MLRVLWFPVLLGCVTAGSEPSDKSNIHSRAGQDVTLSCRFKLSSDFVLNRLRIHWHVFRDEEGSVVHSYYDGADRLQDQEVEFKGRTKLFLQELSKGVASLNLTQVRPSDSGEYRCIIVNSQDVVIGSIILHVSAPYEPPQITLLSWEEGEMTLQCKSRGGYPEAEITWHDGNGNQLNQSEPTELRRSSEGVFEVQSRLAVTGPEDSAFCCSLIHAPFNQNLSVCERVTGNSDKPRPALGAPSLIHGVDRAPQTCSHLWGGRR, encoded by the exons ATGCTACGAGTGCTCTGGTTTCCTGTGCTCCTGGGGTGTGTCACTGCAGGATCGG AGCCGAGTGACAAATCAAACATCCACTCCAGAGCGGGGCAGGACGTCACGCTCAGCTGCAGGTTCAAGCTGTCCTCAGACTTTGTGCTGAACAGACTCCGCATCCACTGGCACGTCTTCCGAGACGAGGAGGGCTCTGTGGTGCACAGCTACTACGATGGGGCCGACAGGCTGCAGGACCAGGAGGTGGAGTTCAAGGGTCGGACGAAGCTCTTTCTCCAAGAGCTCAGCAAGGGGGTGGCCTCCCTGAACCTCACCCAGGTGCGGCCGTCGGACAGCGGGGAATACAGGTGCATCATCGTGAACAGCCAGGATGTGGTCATTGGGAGCATCATCCTCCATGTGTCAG CGCCATACGAACCCCCCCAGATCACACTCCTTTCCTGGGAGGAGGGCGAGATGACCCTGCAGTGCAAGTCCCGGGGGGGCTATCCTGAGGCTGAAATAACATGGCACGATGGGAACGGAAACCAGCTGAACCAGTCGGAGCCGACAGAACTTCGTCGGAGCAGTGAGGGCGTGTTCGaggtgcagagccgcctggcagTGACCGGCCCTGAGGACAGCGCCTTCTGCTGCTCTCTGATCCACGCCCCCTTTAATCAGAACCTGAGCGTCTGTGAGAGAGTTACAGGTAACAGTGACAAGCCTCGGCCAGCGCTGGGTGCACCCTCCCTGATACACGGGGTAGACAGAGCACCGcagacatgcagccacctctggggtggaaggcgGTAG
- the LOC123368530 gene encoding uncharacterized protein LOC123368530 isoform X2 → MQPLRCFSILLLAVSVSSQESDGCLKRMGEFSVLQQPPRAVKEAGDSVEMNCTLALPPGHPRPSSVLITWHRGHRGDGLTGTGKLSEVAELRGRVETAWLENVSASTLHIHTLQHNDSALYLCLFVVFPSAQPCLLEGNGTRLTVTGFSAWGNRTQISSEHRELPEHHWTIRLLVLGAGIVLTAAVVLCLHRRRGGTPE, encoded by the exons ATGCAACCCCTGCGGTGTTTCTCCATCCTCCTGCTCGCAGTGTCAGTCAGCTCCCAGGAGAGCG ACGGGTGCCTGAAGCGGATGGGTGAGTTCTCcgtgctgcagcagcccccgcGGGCGGTGAAGGAAGCTGGAGACTCTGTAGAGATGAACTGCACCCTGGCGCTGCCCCCGGGACACCCCAGACCCAGCAGCGTCCTCATCACCTGGCacagggggcacagaggggatggcCTGACGGGCACCGGGAAGCTCTCCGAGGTGGCGGAGCTGCGAGGGCGGGTGGAGACGGCGTGGCTGGAGAACGTCTCTGCCAGCACCCTGCACATCCACACCCTGCAGCACAACGACTCGGCCCTGTACCTGTGCCTCTTCGTCGTCTTCCCCtcggcccagccctgcctcctagAGGGGAACGGGACCCGCCTGACGGTGACAG GTTTCTCTGCTTGGGGGAACAGGACCCAGATCAGCTCCGAGCACAGGGAGCTGCCGGAGCATCACTGGACCATCCGGCTactggtgctgggagcagggattGTTCTCACGGCTGCTGTTGTGCTTTGCCTGCACAGGAGGAGGGGAG GGACCCCCGAATGA